From the Streptomyces sp. KMM 9044 genome, one window contains:
- a CDS encoding IS5 family transposase: MQNATVVLSDRPLPDLRFAAECDCLAHLYGNAGDRPLRARVYATDLTDEEWQIVRRVMPVPGWLCGRGGNPEGFCHREMIDAVRYFVDNGIKWRAMPADFPPWSAVYAFQHRWHTDELLDVLHERLREQVRIVEGRDDPEPSAAIVDSQSLRGASTLTGERRGYDGAKKVSGSKRHIAVDCLGLLLVVMVTAADLQDRDAGVALLERVRSLFTRVRLVWADSGYAAPWWIGPCTPSA, encoded by the coding sequence ATGCAGAACGCTACCGTCGTCCTGTCCGATCGTCCGTTGCCCGACCTGCGGTTCGCCGCGGAGTGTGACTGCCTCGCTCACTTGTACGGCAATGCCGGGGACCGGCCGCTGCGGGCCCGCGTCTACGCGACCGATCTGACGGACGAGGAATGGCAGATCGTCCGGCGGGTGATGCCTGTGCCGGGCTGGCTATGTGGCCGCGGGGGCAACCCGGAGGGTTTCTGCCACCGCGAAATGATCGATGCGGTGCGGTACTTCGTCGACAACGGCATCAAGTGGAGGGCGATGCCGGCCGACTTCCCGCCCTGGTCGGCCGTCTACGCATTCCAGCATCGCTGGCACACGGACGAGCTCCTGGACGTACTGCACGAGAGGCTGCGGGAGCAGGTACGCATCGTGGAAGGGCGGGACGATCCCGAGCCGAGTGCGGCGATCGTCGATTCCCAGTCCCTGCGCGGCGCCTCCACCCTGACCGGGGAGCGGCGCGGGTACGACGGGGCGAAGAAGGTGTCGGGTTCCAAGCGTCACATCGCCGTGGACTGTCTGGGTCTGCTGCTGGTGGTGATGGTCACCGCCGCGGACCTGCAGGACCGCGACGCGGGTGTGGCCCTCCTGGAACGGGTGCGTTCCCTTTTCACGCGGGTGCGTCTGGTGTGGGCCGACAGCGGCTATGCGGCGCCCTGGTGGATTGGGCCCTGCACGCCCTCGGCATGA
- a CDS encoding carboxymuconolactone decarboxylase family protein, with product MTTENSQRLDCNAHSERTYSAMHRLASTAAQSAQQAGLESALLELVRIRASQINGCAFCIDMHSIDARNAGETEQRIYALSAWEETPFFTERERAALEFTEAVTLVHDGHIPDDVFQRTQKVFGNEQLSHLLFVIVAINSYNRLAIAQRRAPGNYSPSS from the coding sequence ATGACCACCGAGAACAGCCAGCGCCTGGATTGCAACGCGCATTCCGAGCGCACCTACTCCGCCATGCACCGCCTGGCCTCCACGGCCGCTCAGTCCGCCCAGCAGGCCGGTCTGGAGAGTGCGCTGCTCGAGCTCGTCCGCATTCGCGCGTCGCAGATCAACGGTTGCGCCTTCTGCATCGACATGCACAGCATCGACGCGCGCAACGCCGGCGAGACGGAGCAGCGCATCTACGCCCTCAGCGCGTGGGAGGAGACGCCCTTCTTCACCGAACGCGAGCGCGCCGCCCTGGAGTTCACCGAGGCCGTCACGCTCGTCCACGACGGTCACATCCCGGACGACGTCTTCCAGCGCACACAGAAGGTCTTCGGCAACGAGCAGCTCTCCCACCTGCTGTTCGTCATCGTGGCGATCAACAGTTACAACCGGCTCGCGATCGCCCAGCGGCGCGCCCCGGGCAACTACAGCCCCTCCTCCTGA
- a CDS encoding transposase, translated as MKVEVSRRDDRAGFVVIPRRWVVERTFAWLVNCRRLVRDYERTAAAHESYVRWAMVTLMTRRLAAADHEAAAGRARPV; from the coding sequence ATGAAGGTCGAGGTGTCCCGCCGCGACGACAGAGCTGGCTTCGTGGTGATCCCGAGACGTTGGGTGGTCGAGCGCACGTTCGCCTGGCTGGTGAACTGCCGTCGCCTGGTGCGTGATTACGAGCGCACCGCCGCCGCCCACGAGAGCTACGTGAGGTGGGCCATGGTCACCCTCATGACCCGCCGCCTGGCCGCCGCGGACCACGAGGCGGCCGCCGGACGGGCCCGGCCGGTGTGA